In the genome of Moorena sp. SIOASIH, the window AACGGCTTTTTTTATCAGTATTATAGCAATTTTATAATACCCTGTGCAAAATTCATCCCACACCTAATGCGTAGCATTAGGTGTGGGATGAATTTTGCCGGACAGCTAAATGCCCACATCACCAAGAATATCTGTCTTCCAAATCGCTAATTATGCGCCTAAGCAGCCATTTCTTCCATTATCATCGCCATTTGCTGCTTGGCACGAATGTTTTTCATGTGCTTCTTCACGGTATTGAGGGTAACAAACAGTTCCGCAGCAATCTCTTTGTAGGAGTAATTGACTCGACGCAGTAACCAGACTTCTGCTTCACGGGCAGTTAAGCCATATTTGTGAACTTCAGCTAGGGCTATACTATGAATGGATTGACGTTGGTCTTCGAGGGTAACTAAAATATAAGGCTGCTCAGATATCCTCAGGTTGAGCCATCGAGCCCGAATCCGAAACGTTGTGGAGTGACTCGTAGTAATCTCTGAATCTATAATTACAGATTGATCGGGATAGAATTCATCACTGTCTTTCAAGGCTTGGCAGACACGCCAGATTTCTTGAGGCACCACCGTAAAATGTTTGCTGTTCGGTGTAAGTTGCTCACAAAAAACACGAGCGGTTTGATTGCTATGAAGCAACTCTCCTTGTGTATTCAGAATTAAAACACCGTCAATAAAACCTTCTAGTACTCCTTGCAGTAGACCATTGTCTAACTGTTGCACCTGAGGAGCGGATTTTTCTAGAGTGTTGGTGAGAGTATACATGGTCTGTTGACGCACTAACTGGATTTGAAATGTAATGGTGCTTTTGACCCATTAAGAATTAAATTCGCCACGGGTCGCACCTGTTGAATCACAATTGGCTTAGCCATTTGTTACAGCACCTCTCAACCAGGGTTTTCGCAAAAAATCGGACAAAAAATTTTTTTTGGGGTTTTTTGCGAAAAACCCCCCGATCACTCGTGTAAATAAATACTGGGTGACTTTTGCCATTCCCCAACATTGATGCCTAAGATGTCTAGGGATGGTCAATACTGAGTCCAGTCTTCGGGCTGCCCTTTGTAGCGCTTCTGATCAGGAGTAGAGGTTAGTAGTTAGTGTAAGCATCTACCAACATAAACAACAAACTACTAACAATTAACTTGAGAACCGCTATCGATAGACTAAT includes:
- a CDS encoding LuxR family transcriptional regulator; its protein translation is MYTLTNTLEKSAPQVQQLDNGLLQGVLEGFIDGVLILNTQGELLHSNQTARVFCEQLTPNSKHFTVVPQEIWRVCQALKDSDEFYPDQSVIIDSEITTSHSTTFRIRARWLNLRISEQPYILVTLEDQRQSIHSIALAEVHKYGLTAREAEVWLLRRVNYSYKEIAAELFVTLNTVKKHMKNIRAKQQMAMIMEEMAA